The Zygosaccharomyces rouxii strain CBS732 chromosome A complete sequence genome window below encodes:
- the MRPL20 gene encoding mitochondrial 54S ribosomal protein mL58 (similar to uniprot|P22354 Saccharomyces cerevisiae YKR085C MRPL20 Mitochondrial ribosomal protein of the large subunit): MQCFVRRIHNSSFQLKNLSKIINNSKKTPELKGASTIYNAKSSASNYKGYMRAKVPAGLYFNRAPSSPTGSINSETIPSSFLPSNDPRKQLVQEIASKDVLSKPDAPPVLPSRSSLQGKSYHLNPEQIEQIRRLRLEDPAKNTRKSLASQYNVSPLFISMVSEPPKEWKQEMDSRLTTIKSKWHVKRVTAREDRKRRKELWYRS, from the coding sequence ATGCAGTGCTTCGTACGGAGAATCCACAATTCCAGTTTCCAGCTAAAAAATCTGAGCAAAATTATCaataattcaaagaagacTCCAGAGCTAAAAGGTGCCTCCACTATCTACAATGCAAAGAGTTCTGCATCCAATTATAAAGGTTATATGAGGGCTAAAGTACCTGCAGGACTATACTTTAACAGAGCACCATCTTCTCCTACAGGATCTATCAACAGTGAAACCATTCCTTCGTcatttttaccatcaaACGATCCAAGAAAACAGTTAGTCCAAGAAATCGCATCCAAAGATGTACTCTCCAAACCGGATGCCCCACCAGTCTTGCCCAGCCGTAGCAGTCTCCAAGGTAAAAGCTATCACCTAAATCCAGAACAAATCGAGCAAATCCGCAGGTTGAGATTAGAAGATCCCGCAAAGAATACTAGAAAATCATTAGCATCTCAATACAACGTATCACCGCTATTCATCTCGATGGTATCTGAACCACCAAAGGAATGGAAACAAGAGATGGATTCACGTCTGACAACTATAAAATCCAAATGGCATGTAAAGAGAGTCACCGCAAGAGAGGATagaaagagaaggaaaGAGTTATGGTACCGTTCCTAA
- the PRP16 gene encoding DEAH-box RNA helicase PRP16 (similar to uniprot|P15938 Saccharomyces cerevisiae YKR086W PRP16 RNA helicase in the DEAH-box family involved in the second catalytic step of splicing exhibits ATP-dependent RNA unwinding activity), whose product MSDDEELIRFVQEHRSSTVTSNFIKTLRKLVENCRGDSNKFVAGCKALGGFQGQDEFLGTLFVRLNGRKAIPLPPVKRKIRLQLDLDEDEDENEDGEEQDIPLFKPKRNPSQFKRIDKNTAQKLKEFNKDAAVLKDKDKQQISTTTEEDKSGTSIGMPKLQAVSDNEEEDQEESGNDTDGSVVSEDSVAEDREWYNYDDDYGNPVTEEPAKDMDFKNPVQSYKNFKMPTTSVQLYTMPVSQRKQFLPPFLKKNYQLQGVTDATIVGSFLDSPLSGLVNPFKNPDGELSVSAKKGSHLVALRRLQKDKTQRSREAADVVGTALGDVLGLKEKDQNQTAVDVSNDATDQEVSSREDILQARKSLPAYAMRSQIIQTIRDNQVTIIIGETGSGKTTQLAQYLDEAGICQSGKSIGCTQPRRVAAMSVAKRVALEMGVELGQEVGYSIRFEDCTSNKTKIKFMTDGILLREALMDHTLEKYDCIIIDEAHERSLNTDVILGLFKRLLARRRDIKLIITSATINATKFADFFGGAPLCTIPGRTFPIQIIYSKHPVSDYVEASVMQAIRIHLSADVDAGDILIFMTGQEDIEATNDALREKLTEVYSKSMGITRYDEINNVEIFPIYSALPADVQSRIFKKLESGKRKIVISTNIAETSLTIDGIRYVVDCGFSKLKVYNPKIGLDSLTITPISRANADQRSGRAGRTGPGTAYRMYTEDAAYDDMYSQAIPEIQRTNLSNTVLLLKSLHVDDILKFPFIDPPPLQTLLASLYELHFLGALDNFGNLTSLGTEMSKLPLRPSLSKALLISARNGCSEEMVTIVSMLSVPIVFYRPTERQKESDQARSRFFVPESDHLTFLNVYSQWKSNRYSHRWCGRHFLQYRSLQRARDIRVQLVKIMQSQGIPLVSSGTEWDIVRRCICSGFAHQAAKISGLGKYVHLKTGMEVQLHPTSALYGMGDLPPFVVYNELLMTTKEYISCVTSVDPFWLMDYGGLLYDIKRIKEIDNNDVKGFFQLVDEPQEREDEPDELDLRMKDCLAARDRVIRRLEESDKKFAQQNSDSLRSSSSSSSNKRDTDKSVQIGFKRRRPF is encoded by the coding sequence ATgtctgatgatgaagagcTTATCAGGTTTGTCCAAGAACATAGAAGCTCGACGGTTACTTCAAATTTTATCAAGACGCTAAGGAAATTGGTTGAGAACTGTCGAGGTGACTCTAACAAGTTTGTAGCTGGATGCAAAGCTCTTGGTGGATTTCAAGGTCAAGATGAGTTTTTAGGGACATTGTTTGTCAGATTAAATGGTAGAAAGGCGATTCCACTGCCGCCTGTTAAGCGCAAGATTCGATTACAGTTGGAtttagatgaagacgaagacgaaaatgaagatggaGAAGAGCAAGATATACCACTGTTCAAACCCAAGAGGAATCCCTCGCAGTTCAAAAGGATTGATAAGAATACTGCACAGAAACTGAAAGAGTTTAACAAGGATGCTGCAGTGTTAAAAGATAAGGATAAGCAACAAATAAGCACAACCACAGAAGAGGATAAATCTGGTACTTCAATTGGTATGCCTAAGCTTCAAGCAGTCTCTgataatgaagaggaggatcAAGAAGAGTCTGGTAATGATACTGATGGATCTGTTGTTTCCGAAGATTCTGTAGCCGAGGATAGAGAATGGTACAATTATGACGATGACTACGGCAATCCAGTGACAGAGGAACCAGCCAAAGACATGGATTTTAAGAACCCTGTACAATcttacaaaaatttcaaaatgcCTACGACTTCGGTACAGTTGTACACCATGCCCGTCAGTCAGAGAAAGCAGTTTTTACCtccatttctcaaaaaaaattatcagtTACAAGGTGTTACTGATGCGACGATCGTTGGTTCTTTCCTCGATTCCCCTTTGAGTGGATTGGTGAATCCATTTAAGAATCCAGATGGTGAACTGTCCGTCAGCGCCAAAAAGGGTAGTCATTTAGTAGCTCTTCGACGTCTACAGAAGGATAAGACtcaaagatcaagagaagCCGCCGATGTGGTGGGGACCGCACTAGGTGATGTTTTGGGACTCAAGGAAAAGGACCAGAATCAAACTGCTGTCGATGTATCTAATGATGCTACAGACCAAGAGGTATCTTCAAGAGAGGATATTTTACAAGCTCGTAAATCCCTCCCTGCTTATGCGATGAGATCTCAAATCATACAAACGATTAGAGATAATCAAGTGactattattattggtGAAACTGGGTCTGGTAAGACAACGCAGTTGGCTCAATATTTGGATGAAGCTGGTATTTGTCAAAGCGGTAAATCTATAGGATGTACCCAACCACGTAGAGTGGCAGCGATGTCTGTGGCTAAAAGAGTTGCATTGGAAATGGGTGTTGAATTGGGTCAGGAAGTCGGGTACTCCATTAGATTCGAAGACTGTACTTCtaataaaacaaaaatcaaattcatgACAGACGGTATACTTTTGCGTGAAGCATTGATGGATCatactttggaaaaatacgattgtattattattgaTGAAGCGCATGAAAGGTCTTTAAACACTGATGTCATTTTGGGGTTGTTCAAAAGGTTACTGGCTAGAAGAAGGGATATTAAGCTGATCATAACATCTGCTACCATAAATGCTACAAAATTCGCagatttctttggtggGGCACCTTTGTGCACTATTCCAGGTAGGACTTTTCCCATTCAAATTATTTATTCTAAACATCCAGTATCCGATTACGTGGAAGCCTCTGTCATGCAGGCAATACGTATTCATTTGTCGGCAGATGTCGATGCAGGTGACATCTTAATATTCATGACGGGACAAGAAGATATTGAGGCAACTAATGACGCTCTACGAGAGAAATTGACAGAGGTCTATTCCAAGAGTATGGGTATAACCCGTTATGATGAGATTAATAATGTTGAAATCTTTCCTATTTATTCTGCACTGCCAGCTGATGTTCAAAGTCGTATCTTTAAGAAGTTGGAATCTGGTAAGAGAAAGATTGTGATCTCTACCAACATTGCCGAGACTTCTTTGACTATAGATGGTATAAGATACGTGGTTGATTGTGGATTTTCCAAGTTAAAAGTTTACAACCCGAAGATTGGTTTGGATAGTTTGACTATTACTCCTATTTCAAGAGCAAATGCTGATCAGAGATCTGGTAGAGCTGGTCGTACAGGGCCTGGTACCGCTTATAGGATGTATACCGAAGATGCCGCCTACGATGATATGTACAGCCAAGCAATTCCggaaattcaaagaactaATTTGTCCAATACGGTACTTCTTCTTAAGTCCCTACATGTCGACGATATCCTAAAGTTCCCGTTTATCGATCCGCCTCCGTTACAGACTTTGTTGGCATCGTTGTACGAATTGCATTTTTTGGGGGCACTGGAtaattttggtaatttaACTTCCTTGGGAACTGAAATGTCCAAACTACCATTGAGACCTTCACTTTCTAAGGCTTTGCTCATTTCTGCAAGGAATGGTTGTAGTGAAGAGATGGTCACCATCGTTTCCATGCTTTCAGTTCCAATCGTATTTTACAGGCCTACAGAGAGACAGAAAGAGTCAGATCAAGCTAGAAGCAGGTTCTTCGTTCCAGAATCTGATCATTTAACGTTCTTGAACGTTTATTCTCAGTGGAAGAGTAACAGGTATTCTCATAGATGGTGTGGTAgacattttcttcaataccGGTCATTACAAAGAGCTAGAGACATCAGAGTCCAACTGGTCAAAATTATGCAATCACAAGGAATTCCATTGGTTTCCTCGGGTACAGAATGGGATATCGTTCGGAGATGTATTTGTTCGGGGTTTGCTCATCAGGCGGCTAAAATATCAGGTTTAGGTAAATATGTCCATTTGAAAACGGGGATGGAAGTTCAGCTGCATCCTACAAGTGCATTATATGGGATGGGTGATCTTCCTCCTTTTGTTGTCTACAACGAGTTGCTCATGACAACTAAGGAGTACATTAGCTGTGTCACATCGGTGGATCCTTTTTGGCTAATGGATTATGGTGGACTACTCTATGACATCAAGAggattaaagaaattgataataatgatgtAAAGGGGTTTTTCCAATTAGTTGACGAACCGCAAGAGAGAGAGGATGAACCTGATGAGTTAGATTTAAGGATGAAGGATTGTTTAGCCGCTAGAGATAGAGTCATTCGACGTCTTGAAGAAAGCGACAAGAAATTTGCACAACAGAATAGCGATTCATTACGttcgtcatcgtcatcatcgtcaaaCAAGAGGGATACCGATAAATCGGTGCAAATTGGATTCAAGAGACGACGTCCGTTTTAA
- the OMA1 gene encoding metalloendopeptidase (similar to uniprot|P36163 Saccharomyces cerevisiae YKR087C OMA1 Metalloendopeptidase of the mitochondrial inner membrane involved in turnover of membrane-embedded proteins member of a family of predicted membrane-bound metallopeptidases in prokaryotes and higher eukaryotes), which yields MFKRFSSKIFPSAKNASARLTAFRTYQQATYRRFNNARPGFQLNIYDPTTRKILGFVAGGGGLFYLANLKEAPVSGRRRFLWIPPSLELMIGKSSYKSILRETGPFLLPDTHPTTQRVSKIFSRIVDAALKDPSVDKSSLQGIEWKVHVVNNPRAPPNAFVLPGGKVFVFSSILGICQNDDGLATVLSHEFSHQLARHTAENLSKTPIYLILSTLLYTVTGAESINRLLLDSILRMPASRQMETEADYIGLMIMSRACFDPQESIKLWGRMSDFEKKNIGAGARFEFLSTHPASERRIDNMREWISQASQLYDQSDCGQFGGFYRGFQNSIFGPPEPPTILRGF from the coding sequence ATGTTTAAACGGTTTAGTAGTAAGATCTTCCCCAGTGCTAAAAATGCATCTGCAAGGCTCACGGCTTTTAGAACCTATCAACAGGCCACTTACAGAAGGTTTAACAATGCAAGACCTGGATTTCAACTCAACATATATGATCCTACAACCAGGAAGATACTTGGATTTGTAGCAGGTGGCGGGGGACTGTTCTACTTAgctaatttgaaagaggCTCCTGTGAGCGGTAGAAGAAGATTCCTATGGATACCGCCTTCATTGGAGTTAATGATTGGTAAATCGAGTTATAAATCCATCCTTAGAGAAACAGGACCTTTCCTGTTACCTGATACCCATCCAACAACACAGAGAGTGAGCAAAATTTTCTCGAGGATAGTGGATGCAGCATTAAAAGATCCAAGCGTGGATAAATCTTCATTACAAGGTATTGAATGGAAAGTTCATGTTGTTAATAACCCAAGGGCGCCACCTAACGCATTTGTCTTACCAGGGGGTAAAGTGTTTGTATTTAGTTCCATCCTGGGTATTTgtcaaaatgatgatggaCTGGCAACTGTGCTATCCCATGAATTCTCTCATCAATTGGCAAGACATACCGCTGAAAACTTGTCGAAGACCCCCATCTATCTGATTTTGAGTACCTTGCTTTACACAGTAACAGGTGCAGAATCCATTAACAGGTTGTTGCTGGACAGCATTCTAAGAATGCCCGCCTCGAGGCAAATGGAAACAGAAGCGGATTACATCGGACTGATGATCATGTCAAGGGCTTGTTTTGATCCTCAAGAATCCATCAAACTTTGGGGCAGAATGTCtgattttgagaagaaaaacatTGGTGCTGGAGCAAGATTCGAATTTCTCAGTACCCATCCTGCTAGTGAACGTAGAATTGATAACATGCGTGAATGGATATCTCAAGCTTCTCAATTGTATGATCAATCTGATTGTGGCCAATTTGGTGGATTCTACAGGGGCTTTCAAAATAGTATCTTTGGTCCACCTGAACCTCCTACCATTTTACGTGGGTTTTAA
- the RTS2 gene encoding Rts2p (similar to uniprot|Q759P8 Ashbya gossypii ADR225W ADR225Wp and weakly similar to YOR077W uniprot|P40962 Saccharomyces cerevisiae): MGRAEYGTAKYASKQMKARGLQKLKFYCQVCQKQCRDDNGFKSHIKSPSHVRKISQVSQTDIDEYTREFENDFLRLLKLAHGEKKIEANKFYNEYIQDKDHVHMNATRFTSLTKFIKYLGQTGKIRVHGVDVSKGNNDKSDEDADDDIDMGQLMISYIDNSQGNLLRREKLQELAKDEKSDQEIKMMLLQRQMQSAAENVEEDKEEEIAAPVVREPVGKVSLQLGKSSSRSKKRPNIRKNVFQ, encoded by the coding sequence ATGGGTAGGGCAGAATATGGTACCGCTAAATATGCAAGCAAGCAGATGAAGGCCAGAGGCCTGCAAAAGTTAAAGTTTTACTGTCAAGTGTGTCAAAAGCAATGTAGAGATGATAATGGATTCAAATCACACATTAAATCACCTTCTCACGTTCGAAAGATATCACAAGTATCACAAACAGATATTGATGAGTATAcaagagaatttgaaaatgatttCCTAAGGCTACTGAAGTTGGCCCATGGTGAGAAGAAGATCGAAGCCAACAAGTTCTACAACGAGTACATTCAAGATAAGGACCATGTCCACATGAATGCTACTAGGTTTACATCTCTGACTAAATTCATTAAATATTTGGGACAGACTGGTAAGATACGAGTTCATGGTGTAGACGTTTCCAAGGGCAACAATGATAAGAGTGACGAAGatgctgatgatgatatcGATATGGGACAATTGATGATTAGTTATATAGACAACTCTCAGGGAAATCTGCTTCGAAGGGAAAAACTACAGGAGCTTGCGAAGGATGAGAAGAGtgatcaagaaattaaaatgATGTTATTACAGAGACAGATGCAGTCAGCAGCAGAGAATGTAGAGGAGGATAAAGAGGAAGAGATAGCTGCCCCGGTAGTACGGGAACCAGTTGGTAAAGTTTCCCTCCAGTTAGGCAAAAGTTCAAGTCGATCCAAAAAGAGACCCAATATTCGTAAGAATGTGTTTCAATGA
- the TVP38 gene encoding Tvp38p (similar to uniprot|P36164 Saccharomyces cerevisiae YKR088C TVP38 Integral membrane protein localized to vesicles along with the v-SNARE Tlg2p green fluorescent protein (GFP)-fusion protein localizes to the cytoplasm in a punctate pattern), whose product MSQHVRASSQDARIHLSEMRGSSTSPRPAMVSRPNYDDDYDIGGDGVGEEDDFLDVYDLTPRQRLVRHFKKTLFKLMNHYAFLPVWQKVAVIIGGLCALVLGILLLVFHTPMLHWLVHTSNELKSQKKTAFILILLIFCVSFPPLIGFSFLSTSTGLIYGVSFEGWMILVAGSVFGSIASFAVFQTLLRSRAEQLVHASPRFEAFAAILQENHSYWILALLRLCPFPYSLTNGAVAAVHGLSLRNFAIAQVIASPKLFAYLFVGSRIKNIGESNSTGSKLFDLISILVTGVVLTITAWILYFKTRNKYMEIQRLQQHQDHQSHRSVSPDVEFDI is encoded by the coding sequence ATGAGTCAACACGTTAGAGCTTCAAGCCAAGATGCTAGGATTCATCTAAGTGAAATGCGAGGTTCTTCAACTTCACCACGCCCAGCTATGGTATCTAGGCCTAattatgatgatgactacgatattggtggtgatggcgttggtgaagaagacgatTTCTTAGATGTATACGATTTGACACCACGTCAGAGATTAGTTCGtcatttcaaaaaaacTCTCTTCAAGCTGATGAATCACTATGCATTTTTACCAGTTTGGCAGAAAGTCGCGGTTATCATTGGTGGGTTATGTGCATTAGTCTTGGGTATACTGTTGCTTGTCTTCCATACACCTATGTTACATTGGCTGGTACATACATCAAACGAATTGAAATCTCAGAAGAAGACTGCCTTCATATTGATTTTACTCATCTTTTGCGTTTCTTTCCCACCATTAATCGGATTCTCCTTTTTGAGCACATCTACAGGTTTAATCTATGGTGTATCGTTTGAGGGTTGGATGATTCTAGTAGCAGGTTCTgtatttggatcaattgcatCCTTTGCAGTTTTCCAGACTTTACTCAGGTCAAGAGCTGAACAATTAGTGCATGCAAGTCCTCGCTTTGAGGCGTTTGCTGCAATTTTACAGGAGAATCATAGCTATTGGATCTTAGCATTGCTAAGACTATGCCCATTTCCCTATTCCTTAACTAATGGTGCTGTTGCGGCTGTACACGGATTGTCATTACGCAATTTTGCCATTGCCCAAGTCATTGCCTCACCTAAATTATTTGCATACCTGTTTGTCGGTTCTCGTATTAAAAATATTGGTGAATCGAATTCTACAGGTTCCAAACTATTTGATTTGATAAGTATTCTTGTCACCGGTGTGGTCTTGACGATTACCGCTTGGATACTTTATTTCAAAACCAGAAACAAGTATATGGAGATTCAACGACTACAGCAGCATCAGGATCATCAAAGTCACCGCAGCGTGTCTCCGGATGTAGAGTTCGATATTTAA
- a CDS encoding SDR family oxidoreductase (conserved hypothetical protein), translated as MAQNIRDLKVPTPAAELPGHVLDFFKLKGRVASVTGASGGIGYEVALGFAQAGADVAMWYNSNPKIEEEVGELSKKYGVKIKAYKCSVTDSADVERTVDQIVKDFGRIDIQVANAGVGWNRGPILDYLEEAGREALDKEWNKVIDVDFNSVYYVARATGKHFKKQGNGSLILTASISGQIVNIPQMQAAYNSAKAGVIHLGRSLSMEWAGFARVNTVSPGYIETPLTDRLSQELRDRWIEYVPLGRLANPRELVGAYLYLASDASTYVTGTDIRVDGGYCAF; from the coding sequence ATGGCTCAAAACATTCGTGATTTGAAAGTACCAACACCTGCAGCTGAGCTGCCAGGTCATGTCCTcgattttttcaaactcAAGGGTAGAGTGGCATCTGTGACAGGTGCAAGTGGTGGTATTGGTTATGAAGTTGCCCTTGGTTTTGCACAGGCCGGTGCCGATGTCGCCATGTGGTACAATTCCAATCCAAAGATCGAAGAGGAAGTTGGTGAGTTGTCCAAGAAATACGGTGTTAAGATTAAGGCCTACAAATGTTCCGTGACTGATAGTGCCGACGTTGAACGAACTGTTGATCAGATCGTGAAGGATTTCGGCAGGATTGATATTCAAGTTGCTAACGCTGGTGTTGGTTGGAATAGAGGTCCTATACTCGACTACCTTGAGGAAGCCGGTAGAGAAGCTCTTGACAAGGAGTGGAATAAAGTTATTGATGTGGATTTCAACAGTGTTTACTATGTGGCAAGGGCTACCGGTAAACATTTCAAGAAGCAAGGAAATGGTTCCTTGATTCTAACGGCATCGATTTCTGGTCAGATCGTGAACATTCCTCAGATGCAAGCCGCTTATAACTCAGCTAAGGCTGGTGTCATCCATCTGGGTAGATCCCTATCAATGGAATGGGCAGGTTTTGCCAGAGTTAACACAGTTTCTCCTGGTTACATTGAGACTCCTCTGACAGACCGTCTTTCTCAAGAATTGCGTGATCGCTGGATCGAGTATGTCCCATTGGGTAGACTAGCCAACCCAAGAGAACTGGTTGGTGCATACTTGTATTTGGCATCTGACGCTTCTACTTATGTAACTGGTACCGATATTCGTGTGGACGGTGGTTACTGTGCATTTTAA
- a CDS encoding uncharacterized protein (some similarities with uniprot|P38276 Saccharomyces cerevisiae YBR137W Hypothetical ORF), with amino-acid sequence MRTNFIKCSNLFQSKSRRTCILTKMSRKEGSKILEYSETCNLTLGPDPLVKFDVDDAFNLGIMARSLILEKIREDGYVIEICSADDHCLFRCCTSSDTTVGNDWRLELKRQAALKHRNSSFELQKRIGSYMNSKLIKSTRAYLLENKHTVITEGAVLIFVKGVSFPVGCFAIDKRDPCFRIEHIAKYCLYRYSQEQLQKQEQKLELEISKRVEEKLKLDNPIQKIDGEAWKLFKE; translated from the coding sequence ATGAGGACCAACTTTATTAAGTGCAGTAATTTATTCCAAAGCAAGAGTCGTAGGACGTGTATTTTAACAAAAATGAGTAGAAAAGAAGGTTCTAAAATTCTGGAGTACTCTGAAACATGCAATTTGACTTTGGGTCCAGACCCCCTCGTGAAATTTGACGTTGATGATGCTTTTAACCTAGGTATAATGGCTAGATCTTTGATTCTAGAAAAAATAAGAGAAGATGGATATGTCATCGAAATTTGTTCGGCAGATGACCATTGTCTGTTTCGTTGTTGTACTTCTTCTGATACCACAGTGGGCAATGACTGGAGGCTAGAGCTAAAGAGACAAGCCGCATTGAAGCATAGAAATTCAAGTTTCGAGCTGCAAAAAAGGATTGGAAGTTATATGAACAGCAAGCTTATCAAGAGTACAAGGGCCTATCTGCTCGAAAACAAACATACTGTTATTACCGAAGGAGCAGTATTAATTTTTGTGAAGGGTGTGTCATTCCCTGTTGGTTGTTTCGCTATTGACAAAAGGGATCCCTGTTTCAGAATAGAACATATCGCCAAGTACTGCCTCTACAGGTACTCTCAGGAGCAATTGCAAAAGCAGGAACAGAAACTGGAACTGGAAATTTCGAAGCGggtagaagaaaaattgaagcTCGACAATCctattcaaaagattgatGGTGAGGCTTGGAAACTTTTTAAGGAGTAG
- a CDS encoding uncharacterized protein (similar to uniprot|P53210 Saccharomyces cerevisiae YGR017W Hypothetical ORF), producing MRNCNQLLPTRSFNPTRMIHQMAPWVPTFIQSTKNNPKPFLPFQLATVDVHTNKPRCRTLVFRDFLFMDKRSNVLTFHIDLRSNKVAESFSLDSPTPVEACFYFAETREQYRFSGHCFLITKRNHSEIPQDVTHRYGIISPSVCGHHKDELYKFATEDERQHSTDNSNRQERVLSQGDFKPPLEQEWGMELKRQWSRLSRSSKSQYRKPNPGTELTTQSSNLLDKINRGVDGSKEETGLENFAIACICVDEVDYLNLTSGSGDERVIFSRSVEGGTENWDEKHVCP from the coding sequence ATGAGGAATTGTAATCAATTACTCCCAACAAGGAGTTTTAACCCTACCAGAATGATTCATCAAATGGCACCATGGGTGCCTACATTTATTCAATCTACCAAAAACAATCCCAAACCATTTTTACCGTTCCAGCTGGCGACTGTAGATGTCCATACCAATAAACCTCGTTGTAGGACATTAGTCTTTCGAGACTTTTTATTCATGGATAAAAGGTCAAATGTTCTTACTTTTCATATAGATTTGAGAAGTAACAAAGTTGCTGAATCCTTTAGTTTAGACAGTCCTACACCAGTCGAGGCGTGTTTTTACTTTGCTGAGACAAGAGAACAATACAGATTTAGTGGGCATTGCTTCTTAATAACGAAAAGAAACCATAGTGAAATTCCACAAGATGTCACTCATAGATATGGAATCATTTCACCATCAGTTTGCGGTCATCATAAAGACGAATTGTACAAATTTGCaactgaagatgaaagacAACATTCTACTGATAACAGCAACAGACAGGAAAGAGTCCTTTCCCAGGGTGATTTTAAGCCACCGCTAGAGCAGGAGTGGGGAATGGAACTCAAAAGACAGTGGTCCCGTTTATCAAgatcttccaaatctcAATATCGTAAGCCAAACCCTGGTACCGAATTGACTACTCAGAGTAGTAATCTGTTGGATAAAATCAATAGAGGTGTGGATGGATCAAAGGAGGAAACTGGTCTAGAAAATTTTGCCATTGCTTGTATATGTGTTGACGAAGTGGATTATCTGAACCTAACAAGTGGTTCCGGTGATGAAAGAgtaatcttttcaagaaGTGTTGAGGGTGGTACTGAGAACTGGGATGAGAAACACGTATGTCCATGA